From Deferrisoma camini S3R1, the proteins below share one genomic window:
- a CDS encoding D-sedoheptulose-7-phosphate isomerase produces MEERVRGQWLESARTLQRFADQAAGQAAAVAAEVASRLRSGGKVLAFGNGGSAADAQHLAAEFVNRFLRDRPPLAAVALTTDTSALTAIGNDFGFDQVFEKQVRALARPGDVAVGISTSGRSPNVVRALRAAREAGCLCVGLTGEGGGDLAELCDHLVRAPSRHTPRIQECHIAWIHALCDLVDEILFPLEPT; encoded by the coding sequence ATGGAAGAGAGGGTCCGCGGCCAGTGGCTGGAGTCGGCCCGCACCCTGCAGCGGTTCGCCGACCAGGCGGCCGGCCAGGCCGCGGCGGTTGCGGCCGAGGTGGCCTCGAGGCTTCGGTCTGGCGGCAAGGTGCTCGCGTTCGGCAACGGCGGCTCGGCCGCCGACGCCCAGCACCTGGCGGCCGAGTTCGTGAACCGGTTCCTGCGGGACCGGCCGCCGCTGGCGGCCGTGGCCCTGACCACCGACACCTCGGCGCTCACGGCCATCGGCAACGACTTCGGGTTCGACCAGGTGTTCGAGAAGCAGGTGCGGGCCTTGGCCCGGCCGGGGGATGTGGCCGTCGGCATCTCCACGAGCGGACGAAGCCCCAACGTGGTGCGGGCGCTCAGGGCCGCCCGGGAGGCCGGATGCTTGTGCGTGGGCCTGACCGGTGAGGGCGGCGGCGACCTGGCCGAGCTGTGCGACCACCTGGTCCGGGCCCCCTCCCGCCACACGCCCCGGATCCAGGAGTGCCACATCGCCTGGATCCACGCCCTGTGCGACCTGGTGGACGAGATCCTGTTTCCTCTGGAACCGACCTGA